Proteins encoded within one genomic window of Misgurnus anguillicaudatus chromosome 18, ASM2758022v2, whole genome shotgun sequence:
- the pigc gene encoding phosphatidylinositol N-acetylglucosaminyltransferase subunit C, producing MGADSDPGAPAAVPWRKVLYERQPFPDNYVDSRFLEELRRNIRVRQYRYWAVVREAGLIAQQVSCVAIFLTLWSYMEQGDLVPSTVLWVSLACALLGYGLYEMLGGAEVRERTRLADLQSATIFLAFTFGFSPVLKTLTEAVSTDTVYAMSAGMLLAHLVSFPYAQPSPPGSLSLNAALFGSVCLASRLPGALHTFTMLSCALLVFALWPCLLHRLREKATWSFPWAAGLVCLGGVGGLGSLWLEGAVLLSLALMMLTFLSPLLLVHLQRQKDNIHGPWDEAEIREDLSHFLN from the coding sequence ATGGGGGCAGACAGTGATCCGGGAGCTCCGGCGGCCGTCCCATGGCGTAAAGTGTTGTACGAGCGACAGCCTTTCCCGGACAATTACGTGGACAGCCGTTTCCTGGAAGAGCTACGACGCAACATCCGGGTCCGTCAGTACCGTTACTGGGCTGTGGTTCGAGAGGCTGGACTGATCGCACAGCAGGTGTCATGCGTGGCAATCTTTCTCACATTATGGTCTTATATGGAACAGGGAGACCTTGTGCCATCCACAGTGTTGTGGGTCAGTCTGGCTTGTGCTCTGCTGGGCTACGGACTTTACGAGATGCTGGGAGGAGCCGAGGTTCGAGAGCGCACGCGCCTGGCAGACCTGCAGAGTGCCACTATCTTCCTGGCTTTTACTTTTGGGTTCTCCCCAGTTTTAAAGACACTGACCGAAGCGGTTAGTACAGATACTGTGTACGCCATGTCAGCCGGTATGCTCTTGGCACACTTGGTGTCCTTCCCCTATGCCCAACCCAGTCCGCCGGGCAGCCTTTCACTCAACGCGGCCCTTTTTGGGTCGGTGTGCCTGGCATCTCGGTTGCCCGGTGCCCTGCATACCTTTACGATGCTGAGTTGTGCTCTTCTTGTATTTGCGCTTTGGCCCTGCTTGCTTCATCGTTTAAGGGAGAAAGCGACGTGGAGCTTCCCGTGGGCAGCCGGGTTGGTGTGTTTGGGTGGAGTGGGGGGTCTGGGTAGTCTGTGGCTTGAGGGAGCAGTGCTTCTCTCTCTGGCTCTGATGATGCTAACTTTCCTGTCTCCACTGTTACTAGTCCACCTGCAGAGACAAAAGGACAATATCCATGGTCCTTGGGACGAAGCAGAGATCAGAGAAGACCTCTCCCACTTCCTGAACTGA